A single region of the Caminibacter pacificus genome encodes:
- a CDS encoding type III-B CRISPR module-associated Cmr3 family protein, whose product MIKLITLKPLKPYFFGGEITFNDDSYIAYSRKLPQQTTLLGMLRKTLLLQNHLLTRKRKGYWIDKENDELAKKLVGETSFDIKCNFDLGVIKRISPLFLVKNGKKYFKRLNLDDFEYKDEILWNLKENRAYNPKDDYEELWGYFFSKNDRVKESEIFESVEQIGIQKESEKKGYYKKISYKLKDFEFGFLVEFDEERLEEFKDFTFKDDIVELGGERSAFKMKIADESEWLNYDEFEKHSFISDVFCKEPLKGGNVDFAITRDISFGYLYTKRKGDRLVFRKNETVYIYEKGSVLFNPKDNLLNHINSFKNLQKIGMNIIKE is encoded by the coding sequence ATGATAAAACTAATAACTCTTAAGCCGTTAAAGCCATACTTTTTTGGAGGAGAGATAACATTCAACGATGATAGTTATATCGCATATTCAAGAAAATTGCCTCAGCAAACTACACTTTTAGGAATGCTTAGAAAAACTCTTCTTTTACAAAATCATCTTTTAACGAGAAAGAGAAAAGGTTATTGGATAGATAAAGAAAATGACGAGTTAGCTAAAAAATTGGTAGGTGAGACTTCATTTGATATTAAGTGTAATTTTGATTTAGGAGTAATAAAACGAATTTCTCCTCTTTTTTTAGTAAAAAACGGCAAAAAGTATTTTAAGAGATTAAATTTAGATGATTTTGAATATAAAGATGAAATATTATGGAATTTAAAAGAAAATAGAGCATATAATCCAAAAGATGATTATGAAGAGCTTTGGGGATATTTTTTTAGTAAAAATGACAGAGTCAAAGAGAGTGAAATTTTTGAGAGCGTTGAGCAAATTGGTATCCAAAAAGAATCGGAAAAAAAGGGATATTATAAAAAAATTTCTTATAAATTAAAAGATTTTGAATTTGGATTTTTAGTGGAGTTTGATGAGGAGAGGTTAGAAGAATTTAAAGATTTTACATTTAAAGATGATATTGTAGAACTTGGCGGAGAGAGGAGCGCTTTTAAGATGAAAATAGCTGATGAGAGTGAGTGGTTAAATTATGATGAGTTTGAAAAGCATTCGTTTATCAGTGATGTATTTTGCAAAGAACCTTTAAAAGGCGGCAATGTCGATTTTGCAATAACAAGAGATATTTCTTTTGGATACTTATATACAAAAAGAAAAGGAGACAGGTTAGTTTTTAGAAAAAATGAAACAGTTTATATCTACGAAAAAGGAAGTGTTTTGTTTAATCCAAAAGATAATTTGCTAAATCACATAAACTCATTTAAAAATCTACAAAAAATCGGAATGAATATTATAAAGGAGTAA
- the cmr4 gene encoding type III-B CRISPR module RAMP protein Cmr4 — protein sequence MVVDMYKLQNITNMHVGSGGVNYDIIENQVQKDVVTNLPIIYASSLKGALREHFENKHRGDNFIEFIFGSSPGDEKNNEEENEHKKEKKDEKKQTIPGSLVFFEAFMLTRPVRSNVKPYFNVTSPFIIEKLINYLEEFAILESLQEELKTFYNEIRDVEAVIFENIDDVYLEDYKAEYKQISKIPSIFPENLAILSYENFKNLSLPVVARNRLENGESKNLWYEEIVPKYSNFIFFIGRDNDEYIDKDDKPKIEQFFRSFESEKLYQIGANKTIGFGICKIEKVEG from the coding sequence ATGGTAGTGGATATGTATAAACTTCAAAACATAACAAATATGCATGTTGGAAGCGGAGGAGTAAATTACGATATTATCGAAAATCAAGTCCAAAAGGATGTAGTTACAAATCTTCCGATAATTTATGCAAGTTCATTAAAAGGAGCTTTGAGGGAGCATTTTGAGAATAAACATAGGGGAGATAATTTTATTGAGTTTATTTTTGGTAGTTCTCCAGGCGATGAAAAGAATAATGAAGAAGAGAATGAACATAAGAAAGAAAAAAAAGATGAGAAAAAACAGACAATTCCCGGGTCATTGGTTTTCTTTGAAGCGTTTATGTTAACAAGACCTGTTAGAAGTAACGTAAAACCATATTTTAATGTAACGTCGCCTTTTATTATTGAAAAACTTATAAATTATTTAGAAGAGTTTGCAATTTTAGAGTCGTTACAAGAAGAATTAAAAACTTTTTACAATGAAATAAGAGACGTTGAGGCCGTAATTTTTGAAAATATAGATGATGTTTATTTAGAAGATTACAAAGCCGAATATAAGCAAATATCAAAAATACCTTCAATTTTTCCTGAAAATCTGGCGATTTTGAGTTATGAGAATTTTAAAAATCTATCTCTTCCAGTAGTTGCAAGAAACAGACTTGAAAATGGTGAGAGTAAAAATCTATGGTATGAAGAAATTGTGCCTAAATATTCAAACTTTATTTTTTTTATAGGAAGAGATAATGATGAATATATCGATAAAGACGATAAACCTAAAATTGAGCAGTTTTTTAGAAGTTTTGAAAGTGAAAAACTATACCAAATAGGAGCGAATAAAACTATCGGATTTGGAATTTGTAAAATTGAAAAGGTTGAGGGATGA
- the cas10 gene encoding type III-B CRISPR-associated protein Cas10/Cmr2: MRYAGITIGPIYKTLLKARKTKELWAASYIFSFIMREIAKRFKDKKFILPYVADEVFEIKNVGLFNDRMIFEVDGVEEEDINKAIDEAIKKLSEMTGIDRDYLKEYIQIEYVIENVDNGNLVDEMYKYLDTKELFFQTPTKDKFKDFFKNVNNTKLAKFAFGRKHNSFTSLLEIALADVIDDDLREIVRQNDEKDINIFEDEDLNKKYNFQDYHKYVAIVQVDGDNMGKVNKLLDNASIEDYEKLSKDLFYFVKQALNRIKDFGGFVVYAGGDDLLFFAPIKNRDKNILDLAFELDEIYQENMKSWNDRLENTKTTLSFGINISYYKFPMYEALKNAQNLLFNKAKKTKNAIAIDVIKHSGQVFNAVIKKENVETIKALLNNDFKFDTSIIYKIDTYKKVLELLNEKDRFEAFFKNYFNENYSKNKDFYNLLAQTMYKLKTSNYPEDLNLKVIYFILRFNNFIRTNDDKTNNS, from the coding sequence ATGAGATATGCTGGAATTACGATAGGTCCTATTTACAAAACTTTGCTTAAAGCAAGAAAAACAAAAGAGCTTTGGGCGGCAAGTTATATTTTCAGTTTTATTATGAGAGAAATTGCAAAAAGATTTAAAGATAAAAAATTTATATTGCCTTATGTAGCTGATGAAGTGTTTGAGATTAAAAACGTAGGACTTTTTAACGATAGGATGATTTTTGAAGTTGACGGAGTGGAGGAAGAAGATATAAATAAGGCGATAGACGAAGCGATAAAAAAGTTGTCTGAAATGACTGGCATTGATAGAGATTATTTAAAAGAGTATATTCAGATTGAATATGTTATTGAAAATGTAGATAATGGAAATTTAGTAGATGAAATGTATAAATATCTTGATACGAAAGAGCTTTTTTTTCAGACTCCGACAAAAGATAAATTTAAAGATTTTTTTAAAAATGTTAATAATACCAAGCTTGCGAAATTTGCGTTTGGCAGAAAGCATAACAGTTTTACCTCATTACTTGAAATAGCGCTTGCAGATGTGATTGATGATGATTTAAGAGAGATAGTAAGACAAAATGACGAAAAAGATATTAATATTTTTGAAGATGAAGATTTGAATAAAAAATATAATTTCCAAGATTATCACAAATATGTTGCAATCGTCCAAGTAGACGGGGACAATATGGGTAAGGTAAATAAACTTTTAGATAATGCAAGTATAGAAGATTATGAAAAATTATCTAAAGATTTGTTTTATTTTGTAAAACAGGCTCTAAATAGAATTAAAGATTTCGGAGGTTTCGTTGTTTATGCCGGCGGAGACGATTTACTGTTTTTTGCTCCAATTAAGAATAGAGATAAAAATATATTAGATTTGGCGTTTGAGCTTGATGAAATTTATCAAGAAAATATGAAAAGCTGGAATGATAGGTTAGAAAATACAAAAACCACTCTTAGTTTCGGAATAAATATAAGTTATTACAAATTTCCAATGTATGAAGCTCTAAAAAATGCTCAAAATCTTTTGTTTAATAAAGCAAAGAAAACTAAAAACGCAATAGCAATAGATGTAATAAAACATTCGGGGCAGGTTTTTAATGCAGTTATTAAAAAAGAAAATGTTGAAACCATTAAAGCACTTTTAAATAACGATTTTAAATTTGATACTTCCATTATTTATAAAATTGATACTTATAAAAAAGTCCTTGAACTTTTAAACGAAAAAGATAGATTCGAAGCTTTTTTCAAAAACTACTTTAACGAAAACTACTCAAAAAACAAAGATTTTTACAATCTTTTAGCACAGACTATGTATAAATTAAAAACCTCAAACTATCCTGAAGATTTAAATTTAAAAGTAATCTATTTTATTTTAAGATTTAACAATTTTATAAGGACAAACGATGATAAAACTAATAACTCTTAA
- the cmr6 gene encoding type III-B CRISPR module RAMP protein Cmr6 gives MNLGYFYFKGMYKSLDSEDFLDLISGDDRKINRVNEKFKNIAKNFLNELNKEIKIENKKVSLSQYELVEFILSTKEPGFLIGTGYHHEIPRLKEQFINGFEFDYTTGLPKIPGSSIKGAIRDVFPLSDEEIDEKLKKLSKDEKFVVKELNEGSKEETISLLKNLFNKQYSLDDVLALRDKIFNNSDIFLDAEIIDNKNVFKEEFFTPHKSKFENPVPLKFLTIKGGVKFRFRFLLLKNLDVFLSVNERAQLYKQIILLNGLGAKTNLNFGRFEDVKTEGNSN, from the coding sequence ATGAATCTTGGATATTTTTATTTTAAAGGAATGTATAAAAGTTTAGATAGTGAGGATTTTTTAGATTTAATAAGCGGTGATGATAGAAAAATAAATAGGGTTAATGAAAAATTTAAAAATATTGCAAAAAATTTTTTAAATGAATTAAATAAAGAGATTAAAATTGAAAATAAAAAGGTTAGCTTAAGTCAGTATGAATTAGTTGAGTTTATTTTATCTACAAAAGAGCCAGGATTTTTGATAGGCACGGGTTATCATCATGAAATTCCAAGACTAAAAGAGCAGTTTATTAACGGATTTGAGTTTGACTATACCACCGGACTGCCTAAAATTCCCGGAAGCAGTATAAAGGGAGCTATAAGGGATGTATTTCCTTTAAGTGATGAAGAAATAGATGAAAAATTAAAAAAACTAAGCAAAGATGAAAAATTTGTAGTAAAAGAGCTTAATGAAGGTAGTAAGGAAGAAACAATAAGTTTACTTAAAAATTTATTTAATAAACAATATAGTTTAGATGATGTTTTGGCTTTAAGAGATAAAATTTTTAACAATTCAGACATATTTCTTGATGCGGAAATTATTGATAATAAGAATGTTTTTAAAGAAGAGTTTTTTACTCCTCACAAATCAAAATTTGAAAATCCGGTGCCTTTAAAATTTTTGACAATTAAAGGCGGTGTTAAGTTTAGGTTCAGGTTTTTACTTTTAAAAAATTTAGATGTATTTTTATCTGTAAACGAAAGAGCTCAGCTTTATAAACAGATAATACTTTTAAACGGACTCGGAGCAAAAACAAATCTGAATTTCGGAAGATTTGAAGATGTTAAAACTGAGGGAAATAGTAACTAA